One window of Mesorhizobium sp. WSM4904 genomic DNA carries:
- a CDS encoding HlyD family secretion protein has product MPVDTNSPVADPVDERRRPTRRSEKRDKSPQRSDTRRRAAPDASPDKTDASPEDGGAPQDKRSLSGSIKRHPVTAGTVLLVVLLVAAGAVAWWLNARNYEWTDDAFIDARTVTVGAEIAGRITEVAVTDNQPVEAGAVLLRIDDSDYQASLKQAEASVAAAQAEITNVAAQTEAQNAKIDAAQKQVAQAQAALEFAKSEDRRNRELLARGTATEQQAQQAASTLRQDQAALDTATANAEAAKSQLAVLQAQGKSADAKLRQARASEDQARTTLTRTTIVAPVAGRATNITVAKGTYAQPGQVLMMFVPKDVWVKANFKETQLDLMRPGQPVDIAIDAYPEKTFHGRVDSVQAGSGTAFSLLPAENATGNFVKVVQRVPVKIVFDQPPDAYLGPGMSVVPTVKVR; this is encoded by the coding sequence ATGCCGGTGGATACGAATTCTCCAGTTGCCGACCCCGTGGACGAGAGGCGGCGGCCGACGCGTCGCTCCGAAAAACGAGACAAAAGCCCGCAGCGCTCCGATACCCGAAGAAGGGCAGCGCCCGATGCCTCGCCGGATAAGACCGATGCGTCCCCAGAAGATGGCGGCGCGCCGCAGGACAAGCGCAGCCTGTCCGGGTCCATCAAACGACATCCCGTCACCGCGGGCACCGTCCTGCTTGTCGTGCTGCTGGTTGCGGCAGGCGCGGTGGCCTGGTGGCTGAACGCGCGCAACTACGAATGGACGGACGATGCCTTCATCGATGCGCGCACGGTGACCGTCGGCGCCGAAATCGCCGGCCGCATCACGGAGGTGGCCGTCACCGACAATCAACCCGTCGAAGCGGGTGCGGTCCTGCTTCGCATCGACGACAGCGACTACCAGGCCTCGCTCAAGCAGGCTGAGGCCAGCGTGGCGGCGGCGCAGGCCGAGATCACCAATGTCGCGGCCCAGACCGAGGCGCAGAACGCCAAGATCGATGCCGCGCAAAAGCAGGTCGCCCAGGCGCAGGCGGCGCTGGAATTCGCCAAGTCGGAGGACCGGCGCAACCGCGAGCTGCTGGCCCGGGGCACCGCCACCGAGCAGCAGGCGCAGCAGGCAGCGTCAACGCTCCGCCAGGACCAGGCGGCCCTCGACACGGCGACGGCGAATGCGGAGGCCGCGAAAAGCCAGCTCGCGGTGCTGCAGGCACAGGGCAAGAGCGCTGACGCCAAACTGCGGCAGGCAAGAGCGAGCGAAGACCAGGCCAGGACCACGCTCACACGCACCACCATCGTGGCCCCGGTCGCCGGCCGGGCAACCAACATCACCGTTGCGAAAGGCACCTATGCTCAGCCCGGGCAAGTGCTGATGATGTTCGTTCCGAAGGACGTCTGGGTGAAGGCGAATTTCAAGGAGACGCAGCTCGACCTGATGCGGCCGGGCCAGCCGGTCGACATCGCCATCGACGCCTATCCGGAAAAGACCTTCCACGGCCGTGTCGACAGTGTGCAGGCCGGCAGCGGCACTGCCTTCAGCCTTCTGCCCGCCGAGAACGCCACCGGCAATTTCGTCAAGGTCGTCCAGCGCGTGCCCGTGAAGATCGTCTTCGACCAGCCGCCGGACGCCTATCTCGGTCCGGGTATGTCGGTGGTGCCGACGGTCAAGGTACGATGA
- a CDS encoding DHA2 family efflux MFS transporter permease subunit, with the protein MTDAVLAHGGESRSAAGGRNPWLIAIVVSIATFMMVLDTAIANVALRNIAGSLAAGLDESTWVITTYLVASSVIVPISGWLADVVGRKRYYMLCVATFTGASLLCGLAPNLDMLILFRILQGLGGGGMAPSEQSILADTFPPEKRSQAFALYGIAVIVAPTVGPTIGGWLTDHFSWHWIFFINVPFGILSLALVQWLVVEPDVLKRERRERLKGGLKVDWVGFILVTLALGCLEVFLDEGQRNDWFSSSFITTFAVISAVSLLILIPWELAHRDPIVDMRLLFMRQFGTAFLVMMAVGAALYSTTQLLPQLQQTAFDYTATLSGLSMMPGGIAMLMLMPVSGFASGFVQPKYLIMLGMSAVAIALWHLTSLAPDATFSFFAFARVFLMVGLPFLFIPISTAAYLGLPPRKTNQASALINVARNLGGSIGVSLTNTVIAQQAQLHQSNLTADTVQSSSTYQQTLRQISEYFTAQGSPAVEAKAQAVGWVGQLIGRQATLLAYVDVFRYSAIATALLVPLALLLRSPKPSRPGK; encoded by the coding sequence ATGACTGATGCGGTATTAGCCCATGGCGGCGAAAGCCGCTCCGCCGCCGGCGGACGCAATCCCTGGCTTATCGCGATCGTCGTCTCCATCGCCACCTTCATGATGGTGCTCGACACCGCGATCGCCAATGTCGCGTTGCGCAACATTGCCGGCAGCCTGGCGGCCGGCCTGGACGAGAGCACCTGGGTCATCACCACCTATCTTGTCGCCAGTTCGGTCATCGTTCCAATCAGCGGCTGGCTCGCCGACGTCGTCGGCCGCAAGCGTTATTACATGCTCTGCGTCGCCACCTTCACCGGCGCGTCGTTGCTCTGCGGCCTGGCGCCCAATCTCGACATGCTGATCCTGTTCCGCATCCTCCAGGGTCTTGGCGGCGGCGGCATGGCGCCGAGCGAGCAATCAATCCTCGCCGATACTTTCCCGCCCGAAAAGCGCTCGCAGGCCTTCGCGCTCTACGGCATCGCGGTCATCGTGGCGCCGACGGTAGGCCCGACGATCGGAGGGTGGCTGACGGACCATTTCTCCTGGCATTGGATCTTCTTCATCAATGTGCCCTTCGGCATTCTTTCGCTGGCGCTCGTGCAATGGCTGGTGGTCGAGCCGGACGTGCTGAAACGCGAGCGCCGGGAGAGGCTGAAAGGCGGCCTAAAGGTGGATTGGGTCGGCTTCATCCTGGTGACGCTGGCGCTCGGATGCCTGGAGGTGTTCCTCGACGAGGGCCAGCGCAACGATTGGTTTTCATCGAGTTTCATCACCACCTTCGCCGTGATCTCCGCCGTCTCGTTGCTCATCCTGATTCCGTGGGAGCTGGCACACCGCGACCCGATCGTCGATATGCGGCTGCTGTTCATGCGTCAGTTCGGCACGGCCTTCCTCGTCATGATGGCGGTAGGCGCGGCGCTGTACAGCACGACGCAGCTCCTGCCGCAGCTGCAGCAGACAGCGTTCGACTACACAGCGACGCTGTCGGGGCTTTCGATGATGCCGGGCGGCATCGCCATGCTGATGCTGATGCCGGTCTCGGGCTTCGCCTCCGGTTTCGTGCAGCCGAAATACCTGATCATGCTGGGCATGTCGGCGGTGGCCATAGCGCTCTGGCATCTGACCTCGCTGGCCCCGGATGCGACGTTCAGCTTCTTTGCCTTTGCCCGCGTCTTCCTGATGGTCGGCCTGCCCTTCCTGTTCATCCCGATCTCGACCGCGGCCTATCTCGGGCTGCCGCCGAGGAAGACCAACCAGGCTTCGGCGCTGATCAATGTTGCCCGCAACCTCGGCGGCAGCATCGGCGTCTCGCTGACCAACACCGTGATTGCGCAGCAAGCGCAGCTGCATCAATCGAATCTGACAGCTGACACCGTGCAATCATCGTCCACCTACCAGCAGACATTGCGGCAGATCAGCGAGTATTTCACCGCCCAAGGCTCCCCCGCCGTCGAGGCGAAGGCGCAGGCGGTCGGCTGGGTCGGCCAGCTCATCGGCCGCCAGGCGACGCTGCTCGCCTATGTCGACGTCTTCCGCTACTCGGCGATCGCCACCGCGTTGCTGGTGCCGCTGGCGCTTCTTTTGCGGTCGCCCAAGCCGTCCCGTCCGGGGAAATAG